In Aliamphritea ceti, a single window of DNA contains:
- a CDS encoding nitroreductase family protein encodes MTAQSQPLAQTELNLQSFTALMENRISTGRYQSGQSLDQQSIETLIRLTSLSPSAYNLQNWRFIAVQSAEAKARLQAQAYGQPQIASAAVTFIICGTLNAHRQLHTALQPSVDSGILPAKVQQSWVDAATQTHTDNPQLQRDEAFRSASLAAMTLMLAAESMGLAAGPMSGFDAEGLNKAFQLDTDEVPVMLVTVGYPEKESNRQQKRRKPVADVLSYA; translated from the coding sequence ATGACCGCACAATCACAGCCATTAGCACAAACTGAACTTAACCTGCAGAGCTTTACTGCTCTGATGGAAAACCGTATTTCCACTGGCCGTTATCAGTCTGGTCAGTCACTGGACCAGCAAAGCATCGAAACGCTGATTCGGCTAACAAGCTTAAGTCCTTCTGCGTATAACCTTCAGAACTGGCGTTTTATTGCTGTACAGTCTGCTGAAGCTAAAGCCCGCTTACAGGCCCAGGCGTATGGCCAGCCGCAGATTGCCAGTGCAGCTGTAACTTTTATAATTTGCGGGACCCTGAATGCTCACCGCCAGCTTCACACTGCCCTGCAACCATCCGTCGACTCAGGCATTCTGCCAGCCAAAGTTCAGCAAAGCTGGGTAGATGCAGCCACCCAAACCCATACAGATAATCCACAACTACAGCGAGATGAAGCCTTCCGTTCAGCATCTCTTGCGGCAATGACCCTGATGCTGGCAGCAGAAAGCATGGGCCTGGCAGCCGGACCAATGAGCGGCTTCGATGCCGAAGGATTAAATAAGGCGTTTCAGTTAGATACCGATGAAGTACCGGTCATGCTGGTAACCGTGGGCTACCCGGAGAAAGAGAGCAACCGGCAGCAAAAACGCAGAAAACCGGTTGCGGACGTGCTTAGTTACGCCTGA